The proteins below come from a single Amphiura filiformis chromosome 15, Afil_fr2py, whole genome shotgun sequence genomic window:
- the LOC140171841 gene encoding uncharacterized protein, which yields MAICGWGSISCDQNEIGTYLIENGYAALFPRMWSALQKFTVKGNWKSQGFKNLTDMLKGYKYATNISVDFGRELVKVGAIPLLLSAFEKLDHNDKHAYELINPILGNLHNIIRVNNSHRPYYRKENAVTILERFLDSSNIELKMFSLLILAYIVEEDDNKHLGDKGVIEFLVNLLKAAVSTKSHVACRSRGLSSLGVYSAMEILDGLNHLAVNDDNKVAIDKIKGIPIITRMLQEEFTVEEQRLAAEALWNLAFIEPIRQNIVEKGVIPALEKLQNSENPDLRQACVSALWQIKSGDQTTSVPNQPPKYEDAVSQGAQSQQQTPRIMISYQWDSQERVMQIRDKLTAAGYEVWMDVTNMKGDILHAMAQGVENSVAILMCMSEKYKESRSCRSEATYAYKLGKTIVPLLLEPGYQPDG from the exons ATGGCTATATGTGGATGGGGATCAATTTCTTGCGATCAGAATGAGATAGGAACTTACCTGATAGAAAACGGCTACGCTGCGCTATTCCCCAGAATGTGGAGTGCTTTACAGAAATTTACTGTAAAGGGTAATTGGAAGTCACAAGGCTTTAAGAATCTGACAGACATGTTGAAAGGTTACAAATATGCTACAAATATCAGTGTAGATTTCGGAAGAGAGCTTGTGAAAGTTGGTGCTATACCGTTATTGCTTTCTGCATTTGAAAAACTAGATCATAACGACAAACATGCATATGAATTAATCAATCCCATATTAGGTAATTTGCATAACATCATCCGCGTCAACAACTCACATCGCCCTTACTATAGAAAAGAAAATGCCGTAACAATTCTGGAACGGTTCTTGGATTCCTCAAATATCGAGCTGAAAATGTTCAGTTTGCTGATTTTGGCCTACATTGTAGAGGAAGACGACAATAAGCATCTGGGAGACAAAGGTGTAATAGAATTCCTTGTGAACCTTTTGAAAGCCGCAGTCAGCACGAAGAGCCATGTAGCATGCCGGTCCCGAGGCTTGTCGTCATTAGGAGTTTACTCAGCGATGGAAATCCTTGATGGCTTAAACCATCTGGCTGTCAATGATGATAATAAAGTGGCAATTGACAAGATAAAGGGCATCCCCATTATTACTCGGATGTTGCAGGAAGAGTTCACGGTGGAGGAACAACGGTTGGCTGCAGAGGCTTTGTGGAATTTGGCATTCATTGAACCGATCCGACAGAATATTGTTGAGAAGGGAGTAATTCCAG CTTTGGAAAAACTTCAAAATTCTGAAAATCCAGACCTCCGCCAGGCCTGCGTGTCTGCTCTCTGGCAGATTAAAAGTGGTGACCAAACAACAAGTGTGCCGAACCAACCTCCAAAATACGAAGATGCAGTCTCGCAAGGTGCCCAGTCCCAACAGCAAACACCGCGTATTATGATTAGCTATCAGTGGGATTCCCAAGAACGCGTGATGCAAATACGAGACAAGTTAACGGCTGCGGGTTATGAAGTTTGGATGGATGTTACAAATATGA AGGGCGATATTTTACATGCGATGGCCCAAGGTGTAGAAAATTCTGTAGCTATACTTATGTGCATGTCTGAGAAATACAAGGAAAGTCGTAGCTGTCGATCAG AGGCTACATATGCATACAAACTAGGGAAGACCATAGTGCCATTACTCCTTGAGCCAGGCTATCAACCTGATGGCTGA